A single window of Clostridia bacterium DNA harbors:
- a CDS encoding dodecin domain-containing protein, whose translation MEVVKVLELVGDSPQGWQQAVENAVQEAAKTIDGITGVEVYNLTANVKNGKLVEYKANVKIAYAVDRER comes from the coding sequence GTGGAGGTCGTGAAAGTGCTGGAGCTCGTCGGCGATTCTCCCCAGGGCTGGCAGCAGGCGGTGGAAAACGCCGTGCAGGAGGCGGCGAAGACCATCGACGGCATCACCGGCGTCGAAGTGTACAACCTGACTGCCAACGTGAAGAACGGCAAGCTTGTCGAGTACAAGGCGAACGTGAAGATCGCCTACGCCGTCGACCGGGAGCGGTAG
- the spoVAC gene encoding stage V sporulation protein AC — protein MARASQAQAEAYRRQQQKAKPPVPWARNLFWAFLVGGTICTVGEVVLKFFMAQGMRADQAAVPTASVMVLIGSLLTGLGVYDELVRLAGMGAALPITGFANSIVAPAMEYKREGWVMGVGARMFQVAGPVIVYGIVVSFAVGLVWFLVHGGPR, from the coding sequence ATGGCCAGAGCGAGCCAAGCGCAAGCGGAGGCGTACCGGCGGCAGCAGCAGAAGGCCAAGCCGCCGGTGCCCTGGGCCCGGAACCTCTTCTGGGCCTTTCTTGTGGGCGGCACCATCTGCACCGTGGGTGAGGTGGTGCTGAAGTTCTTCATGGCCCAGGGGATGCGGGCCGATCAGGCCGCGGTGCCGACGGCCTCGGTGATGGTGTTGATCGGCTCGCTTCTCACCGGCCTGGGCGTGTACGACGAGCTCGTTCGCCTGGCCGGCATGGGCGCGGCGCTGCCGATCACGGGCTTCGCCAACTCCATCGTGGCGCCGGCGATGGAGTACAAGCGCGAGGGCTGGGTGATGGGCGTCGGAGCCCGCATGTTCCAGGTGGCGGGCCCGGTCATCGTCTACGGCATCGTCGTCTCGTTCGCCGTCGGTCTCGTCTGGTTCCTCGTGCACGGGGGGCCGCGCTGA